Proteins encoded together in one Lathyrus oleraceus cultivar Zhongwan6 chromosome 5, CAAS_Psat_ZW6_1.0, whole genome shotgun sequence window:
- the LOC127086266 gene encoding chromatin remodeling protein EBS isoform X1, giving the protein MAKTRPGKKDMDSYTIRGTNKVVKAGDCVLMRPSDTSKPPYVARVEKIEQDNRGNVRVRVRWYYRPEESLGGRRQFHGAKELFLSDHFDVQSAHTIEGKCIVHSFKNYTKLENVGSEDYYCRFEYKAATGAFTPDRVAVYCKCEMPYNPDDLMVQCEGCKDWYHPACVGMTIEEAKKLDHFVCSECSSDDDMKKPPTPFPASPGSDGKVEPKRRKRGP; this is encoded by the exons ATGGCGAAAACGAGGCCAGGAAAAAAAGACATGGACTCATACACCATAAGAGGAACTAACAAGGTTGTTAAAG CTGGAGATTGTGTTTTGATGCGTCCTTCGGACACGAGTAAGCCACCATACGTGGCACGTGTGGAGAAGATCGAGCAAGATAATAGGGGCAATGTGCGGGTTCGTGTGAGATGGTATTACAGACCTGAAGAATCTCTTGGTGGAAGAAGACAGTTTCATGGAGCAAAGGAACTGTTTTTATCTGATCATTTTGATGTTCAAAGTGCTCACACTATTGAAGGAAAGTGTATTGTTCACTCTTTCAAGAACTATACTAAGCTTGAGAATGTAGGTTCTGAAGATTATTATTGTAGGTTTGAGTATAAGGCTGCTACTGGTGCTTTCACCCCTGACCGCGTCGCTGT ATACTGCAAATGTGAGATGCCTTATAATCCGGATGACCTAATGGTGCAGTGCGAGGGGTGCAAAGATTG GTACCATCCGGCTTGTGTGGGCATGACTATTGAAGAAGCGAAGAAGTTGGATCATTTTGTTTGTTCTGAATGTTCATCTGATGATGATATGAAGAAACCACCGACGCCATTTCCTGCATCACCGGGATCTGATGGCAAG GTGGAGCCAAAGCGGCGAAAGAGAGGACCGTGA
- the LOC127086266 gene encoding chromatin remodeling protein EBS isoform X2 — MAKTRPGKKDMDSYTIRGTNKVVKAGDCVLMRPSDTSKPPYVARVEKIEQDNRGNVRVRVRWYYRPEESLGGRRQFHGAKELFLSDHFDVQSAHTIEGKCIVHSFKNYTKLENVGSEDYYCRFEYKAATGAFTPDRVAVYCKCEMPYNPDDLMVQCEGCKDWYHPACVGMTIEEAKKLDHFVCSECSSDDDMKKPPTPFPASPGSDGKV, encoded by the exons ATGGCGAAAACGAGGCCAGGAAAAAAAGACATGGACTCATACACCATAAGAGGAACTAACAAGGTTGTTAAAG CTGGAGATTGTGTTTTGATGCGTCCTTCGGACACGAGTAAGCCACCATACGTGGCACGTGTGGAGAAGATCGAGCAAGATAATAGGGGCAATGTGCGGGTTCGTGTGAGATGGTATTACAGACCTGAAGAATCTCTTGGTGGAAGAAGACAGTTTCATGGAGCAAAGGAACTGTTTTTATCTGATCATTTTGATGTTCAAAGTGCTCACACTATTGAAGGAAAGTGTATTGTTCACTCTTTCAAGAACTATACTAAGCTTGAGAATGTAGGTTCTGAAGATTATTATTGTAGGTTTGAGTATAAGGCTGCTACTGGTGCTTTCACCCCTGACCGCGTCGCTGT ATACTGCAAATGTGAGATGCCTTATAATCCGGATGACCTAATGGTGCAGTGCGAGGGGTGCAAAGATTG GTACCATCCGGCTTGTGTGGGCATGACTATTGAAGAAGCGAAGAAGTTGGATCATTTTGTTTGTTCTGAATGTTCATCTGATGATGATATGAAGAAACCACCGACGCCATTTCCTGCATCACCGGGATCTGATGGCAAGGTATGA